Proteins from one Anthonomus grandis grandis chromosome 8, icAntGran1.3, whole genome shotgun sequence genomic window:
- the LOC126739149 gene encoding uncharacterized protein LOC126739149 translates to MSQIPRPGFARPGPNKNTSTVSTRTATGGTRIITNTKFNAVEPAGGQGGSGCNPCPSVAGAASRSTRIPGTSGIPPPSSTRGAPTPGIPRGIPTPGRARLDAPQTVQAKAKPLGAKRTSASVAKAPTPMQPGQYVVPAPYGPQSRGGRDMTYSSPQALRGQMEARVPKSIKFSGVKPCPASGNKDVKALAGTKMGDTFAGNFSIYGGQGGMDANLSGNNELDERMNEEMAAELFNLSSPLLAQAEDEAGQELLNRSMLDPEDQVYAKAHNVQHICQPRMIDTPAGKEPVIQETYTEKIVERDEYSEKIIKNLVVSDTDDEGKVTRITISEQQLDPDYNLPSEGKDIVTVKETISLTPSYKTSAKDVRHETITPKIDIDPNELARLVEEEIEDVENTLKMVPPDLSLQEDRVSVKKRLQKLRLNTESMILIEESVVNPPATADEPIAESPPETLANIMHTVESGVTPACPPDQVFHTLFEEKLTEQSVILSSVGPGPLQDVMVPQVLTKEIHKESMTPDLTDLTNIYKNVTDAKDWPPVDIFATVMDAEAKSPKKEIKSRPFKPIADEEMPWGNEDIEPLVNIVGAEPVAVLGPANISDLEKSGNVETELAHGIEYFVDADPVQYMSRVQLRGTNPPPWFPGYIFALPEFPDVVKIARNPDEVFISSWKSCQPRIIPEESFSILH, encoded by the exons ATGTCTCAAATTCCTCGTCCAGGCTTCGCCAGGCCAGGCCCAAATAAGAATACTTCTACTGTGAGTACCAGAACAGCTACAGGCGGAACTAGGATCATTACCAACACCAAATTTAACGCAGTCGAGCCAGCTGGAGGTCAAGGAGGTTCGGGATGCAATCCTTGCCCTTCAGTCGCTGGTGCTGCCTCCAGGTCTACCAGAATACCCGGAACTAGTGGAATACCGCCGCCATCAAG taCTCGAGGTGCACCAACTCCTGGAATACCAAGAGGTATTCCGACCCCTGGTAGGGCACGACTGGATGCACCACAAACAGTCCAAGCCAAAGCAAAACCTTTAGGAGCCAAACGAACATCAGCTTCAGTAGCCAAAGCGCCCACACCAATGCAACCTGGGCAATATGTCGTTCCTGCCCCATATGGTCCACAATCCAGAGGAGGTCGCGATATGACCTATTCTAGCCCTCAAGCCCTTCGAGGACAAATGGAAGCGCGAGTTCCTAAATCGATTAAATTTTCTGGAGTAAAGCCTTGTCCTGCATCAGGTAATAAGGACGTGAAAGCTTTGGCTGGAACAAAAATGGGTGACACTTTTGCCGGAAACTTTAGCATCTATGGTGGACAGGGCGGCATGGACGCGAATTTATCAGGAAATAATGAACTTGATGAACGGATGAATGAAGAAATGGCAGCTGAGCTATTTAATCTATCAAGTCCTTTACTTGCTCAAGCTGAAGATGAGGCAGGACAAGAACTTTTAAATAGGTCGATGCTGGATCCAGAAGATCAAGTTTATGCAAAGGCCCATAATGTTCAACATATCTGTCAACCGAGAATGATTGATACTCCTGCAGGGAAGGAGCCTGTCATCCAAGAAACTTATACAGAAAAAATAGTTGAAAGAGATGAATAttcggaaaaaattataaaaaatttagttgtgTCTGACACAGATGATGAAGGAAAAGTAACTAGAATAACGATAAGTGAGCAACAATTAGATCCCGATTATAATCTACCATCGGAAGGAAAAGATATTGTTACAGTTAAGGAAACTATTTCTTTGACTCCTTCATATAAAACTTCAGCAAAGGATGTCCGACATGAAACAATAACTCCAAAAATAGATATCGATCCTAATGAACTAGCCCGATTAGTAGAAGAGGAAATAGAAGATGTGGAAAATACTTTGAAAATGGTGCCTCCAGATTTATCCCTTCAAGAAGACAGAGTATCGGTTAAAAAGagattgcaaaaattaagaCTAAATACAGAATCCATGATACTTATTGAAGAGTCAGTAGTAAATCCACCAGCTACTGCAGATGAACCTATTGCCGAGAGTCCGCCTGAAACATTGGCAAATATAATGCATACCGTTGAAAGTGGTGTTACTCCCGCATGTCCTCCCGACCAAGTATTTCACactttatttgaagaaaaattaacaGAACAATCAGTTATTCTTAGTTCTGTGGGGCCCGGACCTCTTCAAGATGTAATGGTTCCTCAAGTTTTAACCAAAGAAATCCATAAGGAATCAATGACTCCTGACCTGACAGACTTAACAAACATCTACAAAAACGTCACAGATGCTAAAGATTGGCCACCTGTGGATATTTTCGCAACTGTAATGGATGCAGAAGCCAAATCTCCTAAGAAGGAAATAAAATCCAGGCCATTTAAACCAATCGCGGACGAAGAAATGCCTTGGGGAAATGAAGATATAGAACCATTGGTTAACATAGTTGGTGCAGAACCAGTTGCTGTTCTGGGCCCAGCAAATATTTCTGACTTGGAAAAATCTGGAAACGTAGAAACAGAATTGGCGCACGGAATTGAATACTTTGTGGATGCAGATCCGGTTCAGTACATGTCCAGAGTGCAACTTAGAGGGACTAATCCTCCACCTTGGTTTCCCGGGTACATTTTTGCTTTGCCAGAGTTTCCCGATGTTGTGAAAATTGCCAGGAATCCAGATGAAGTTTTTATTTCTAGCTGGAAGTCTTGTCAGCCCAGGATCATTCCGGAAGAATCGTTTTCTATATTGCACTAA